The genomic stretch ATGTATTAACAACAACATACTTTTTTTCAGGGATTATAAATGCAGCTTCTCCATGATAGCTAATAGAATCAAATAAATTTGATATTCCTTGAGTGTCTAAAATTATAGAATTTCTTGCTGGTCTATATAAAATTGTTTTTGATGTTCCTGATCCATCTTCAGAATATTGTATATCTATTTTTTCTGGAACCATAAAATGATAGTGATCATGAACATATCCTAATTTAACATCAAAATTCATTAGACTTGTTGTAAAATCAAGAGAATAATTTCCATTTAGAGTGTTTAATTCATCAACATTTGTGGCTGAAATAGTTGTTGTTTTTATATTATACTCTTTAGGTAATGTCAATAAAGTTTGCCCTAAATAAACTTGAAGAATTTGAGTTTCGCTTAAACCAGCATTTGATAGCAATTCGGGATTTTGAAGCATCGCTTCTATTTCAGTATCACTTAATCCTGAAGATTCTAATTGAGCTTTTAATGCAGCTATTGCAGCTATTGCTTCTTCATGTTTTTGTGTAAATTGATATGTTAATATAGTAGCATTTTCTTCCGCTATATTTCTATTAATACTTATAGGATATAAATAAAATCCAGGTATGTCATCATAAGTTTTTGGTGTGAAAATGAAATTATAACCGTAATCGTTTAAATAACCATTAAATTCTATTCCATCTACTGGTAATGATTTATAGTTCTCAAATGGATTTAAACCATCATGAGCGTTCAATAATACAGAAGGACTGTATAATGTTGAGCTTCCGTTATTTAAAATAAATCTTCCAAATTTTAATGTCGAATCTTCTATATATATATCTGAATATGCTTCATTTAAAACGTATAACGTCCAAGGAATATTTGGTTTTATTAATTCTGAAGGAATTAATCCCATAATGTTTGTAGTGTCAATCTTTAAAGAATTTTTTCCTTCATCTAATCTAAATAAATCTAAAGAAAGTTTAAAATATAAAGAATCCATTGAATTTTCTAATGTTATATTTGACTTTAATCCAGAATAAGTTTTTGAGGATTCATCTGAAAAGTTATATCCATATATATATTGTAAGTCTCCATTAAATGAGAATATTAAAGTTGCAAATAATGTAAATAATATAATATTTATAATTTTTTTCATTCCTCTCACCTCGCATTATTTATATTTTAATACTGGCTTTGAAATATTTCTTCTATCAAAGAATCTTTTTGTTATTGGAATATCAAATTCTACTTCTTTTATTTTCAATATCGTTGAATGATTTTCCTCTAAATTATTTAATTCAATTTCTGTAGCTAAAATGTGTCCGTCAAAATTTTGTTCATCTCTAAAACTCATTGTTTTAATTAGCTTATTTTCATGATTATAAAATTCTATTTTTTGAAATAACATATGTTCTTTTTTTATTGTCATAACTATTTTTCCGTAATCATTATCTTTTTCGTGAGGAATTATTTCTACAACATATTTATCATTATTTTCTTCAATTAATTTTGAGTTATAATCACCATTTTGTTCATTATATATTAAGGAAATATCGTTGTATTTAAAATCCGAACCTACGAATTTACCATTTTTAGCTCCACCAGAAATTCTTTTTGTTTTTCTGTATGCAGGCATATATAAATATATTTCATCATCTGATAGTGTTAAAAGGGTTATATTTTTTACTTCAGAAGGTTTGTTGAATCTTACCAATGCTAAAGAATCATCTCCATAATGCATTAAATACATGTTAAATTCTCTTTCTCTAATGTTTCCATTTCCATCCTTTAATTGCATAATAACTACTGATTTTTCTGTTTTAAAATTATCATGTGCATCTTTTACTTTATCCAGTACCTCTTGCCCTGTAATTGCAAAACCTAATGAAGTTAATAAGATAAGTACTACTGATAAAATCACTACTTGTTTTTTCATGCTGCTTCCTCCCTTTTCTTTAGTTTTCTTTTTAATATGGATTCTTTTGATATTTTAGTTAATAATTTATCACTAAGTATGGTCATCAAAACAGGAAAAATTGTTAAAGTTAATAATGGTGCCACAAACATTGCAGTTGCAGTTAATACCCCAAATTGTTTTAGCATACCTATTTCAGAGAAGATAAATGTTGCAAATCCTAGTATTACAGCTAAAGAATTTATAACGATAGCTCTTCCAGATGTTGCAGATGTTCTTATTGCTGCCTTAAATTTATCCTTGCTTTCTCTATACTCTTTTTTAAATCTTGAAATATAATGTATAGTATAATCGATACCTGTACCTATTGTTATTGATGCTATCGTAACAGTAGCTGCATTTAATGAAATTCCTGTTAATCCCATAATTCCAAAATTTACAACTATAGTTAAAGTAATTGGTACTAGTGATAATAATCCTAATATTATAGAATGCATTTGTATTGCAAATAATATAAATACTAAAATATACGCTAATAACATACTTTCTTTTTGATTATCAAAAACCATATCATTTACTTTGTTTGTTAAAACAGGGATTCCTGTAACTCTTGCTTGTAATATATTTTCACCATTCTCTATAGGAACTTGTTCATCGTTTACGTATTGAGATAATTCATTTAAAGCATCTTTTGAAAGTTTAATATCAAGATTTGACAATTTGTTTATTACATATTGAGCTTTTAGATTTGGTTCATTATCATACAAGAAATAGTCATAATATTCTTTTAAATATTCATCATCAATCATATGATTAATTAAAGATTCAAAAGTTTTATAATCTATAGTATTTTCTTCATTGTATTCTAAATAATCATTGAACATATCAAATAATTCTTTTGCATTTAAAGAGGTAATTAAATTTTCTACATTTTCTGATTTTGCTTTAATCATCATATCTACAATTTCTTTTTTATACTCACCATTTCTTGAAATTACAAATTGTTTAATTTCTTTTTCATAAGCTTTGATATGTTCAGGATTTGATATATCAAAATTTTCTATATGATATTTTGTCATTATATATGTGTTTATATATTTTTTTAAAGCCGATTCAAGGAGTTTAACTTCATTAAAACTTTTTGTATTTACCATAATTTGTGAGATAGATTCATTTTTTTCTGGAGAAAGAATTTTATCTATTCCATCACTACCTTCAATTAACATATAATTTTGTTCCATCGCATCATTTGAACCAGGTATATATTTGTAACCAGTAAACCCTTCTGTTAATTCGGCTACAACATCACCTATATTTGTTATTTGTGAAACAACAGTATAATTTTTAGCAAACATTGATACGTCTCTTATAGATCTGTTAAAATAAAAATCTCTAAAAGAATTTTTTCCTTTAGCTTGAAAATCAACAAATATATAATCATTTCCTCCAAAATTATTTCTTAAAAATTTTGAACCTTTAACCATTTGAGTTTTTTCGCTCATGAAATTTTCAATTTGCATATCTGATTTTATTCTTGGAATAAACAAAGTGGTAATTAATACTAATCCGAAAATTATAATCATTGTTATCACTCGATGATGAACGATTTTATCAGATAAATTTCTTAATAAACGGCTTTCGCCATTTTCAGATAATTGAATTTTTGATTTTGGTTTAAAAATAATCAACATTGCTGGAACAAATACTGTAGCCATTAATAAAGCTAGAGCAATACCTAATGAAGTAAAGATGCCTAATTGCCAAACAGGTGTTAAATCAGCAGTCAATAACGATAAAAATCCAGCTATAGTTGTCAAAGCGCTCAAAACAACTGCAGTTCCAACATGTTTTAATGTGTTATTTACAGCTTCTACAGCAGAAACACCTTTATGAAGTTCTTCATAATATTTGCTGATTATGTGAATAGAATATGCTGTACCTATCCCTACAACAGCTATTGGAACAGCAGATGTTGTAATATTGAAGTTAATACCTAAAAGGTACATTATTCCAACTGTCCATATGTCTGCTATTAATACAGAAATTATTGGTAAAATCACACCTGCGATATTTCTATAGCTAAAATATAAAACAAGCATAACAAGTATTAATACTATAGGAATTAATTTTAAAATATTTTCCTTTACTATGTTTTCAATTTCTCTATTAGCAATAGCTGTTCCGAATATATAATAATTAACACCAGCATCTTTGAAAATATTTTCAACCATTAATCCTGCTGATTTTTCTTCAACATTCTTTTTTAAACCAATAGCAAATAAAACGCTTTTTCCATCCTTCGAAATAAATTTTCCTTTAATCATGTCATCATTAATTAATTCATTTTTTAGCCTTTTTGCATCATATGAAGAATTTGTTGAGAAATCAAAACTTGATTTTAAATTACCAACTGAAATATCTCCATATTCCGTCGTACTTATTCTTGGTGCATTTACAGGTGATATGACGTTATCAACAACATCTAATTTTTTTAATTTTTCAGTTATTTTATTGATTTCATCAAAATGTTTATATGCATCATCGAATTTAACACCTGTTAATATAATTCCATTCAAACCAAATTCATCAGCAACCTCATCATAAATTACTTTGTCTGGATCATCTTTTGGTACATAACTTGCAATGTTATCCTTTACACTAACTTTTGAAGCGTAATTCATAAAAAACACTGTTAATATAGTTATCGCAACTACTATGAAAATCGATTTACCTTTATCTAATTTCATACTCTCCCTCCTTTGGTGGCAAATAATTAATACTTATTTCAAATTGAATATACTCCAAGATTATTTCATTTTTATTTAAATTTATAGAATTTTTTGGTGGCAAATAATTAAGTCTTTATTAATGTGGTAAAATATATATAGAAAAAATTTTTCTTATTTCTTTGAACAACAAGATTTATACTTTTGAAAGGGGTATTTGGTATGACAATTGAAGATTTAAAAGATGATAAAGATGCGGAAAATTTTCTAATTGAGTTAGAAGTGTTAAAAATAGAAAAAAAATGCCCATACTGTGGTAATACTGAAGTTTATACGGTAAGAAGAAATCATTTAAAATGCAAAAATTGCAGAAGAGAATGGTCAAAGTATAATAATACTATATTTAAAGATATTAGAATAAAACCTTTAAAGTTTTTAAAAATAGTTCATGCAATCGCAAAAGGAAAAATCTTAAAAAAAATATCATTGGAAATTGGAGTTTCGTATAATACAGTATTAAAAATTAAAAATCTTATTTTAAAACGTCTGTTAAAAAGAATTTTTAACATAGATGAAGTTAAGCCTTTGTTTTCTATAGGTATTAAAATAAAAGAAGAAAATATCACATTAGATTATATTGAAGAAATTAATCTTAAAGAATTATCCAAATTAAAAAATGAAAAAATCGGTAGATTATATTTATTCAAAAATATAAAAGATTTTGATTTGTTAATAGTTTTTTCTGAAAAGAATATTAAAGAGTTTGAAGAGAAGTCAGATAGATTAAATATAAAAAGTTTAAAGAAAGATTTAAGGGATATAATAAAGTCATTTTCACAAAAAGTATTTCAAGGAAAAATCTCAAATATAGACACTTTGTTATATACATTAACCCACTGTCATTTAAATAACGAAAATGAAGAAGATGAACTCTTTTATTTTTTTCTAGAAATATTAAAAAATTAACCCCGCAAAAGCGGGGCAATTTTTTAATATCTTTATTGAATTTATTATATTTTTATTTAGAATCAAATATACTAACGCTAATCATTTTTAATGTTGTAAGAAAATCAAATAATATACAAAAGCTAATGCTAATATCCAATTTAACCAATGAATTTCTTTTCCTTTTCCAGAGAATATTTTTACTAATGGATATAATATCAAACCAAGAGCAATACCATTAGCTATAGAATATGTAAGAGGCATCATAATTATTGTTATAAATGCTGGTATAGCTTCTGTTGTATCTTCCCATTTTATTTTTGTTAAATTTTTAAGCATTAAAGATCCAACAAAAATCAAAGCTGGTGCTGTTGCTGCTGCTGGAATAGTTAACCCTAATGGAGAGAAGAATAACATTAATAACATCAATATTGCTACTGTAACTGCTGTTAATCCTGTTCTGCCTCCTTGGGCTATTCCTGTTTCACTCTCTATATATGTTGTTACAGTAGAAGTACCAAACAATGCTCCTACACTTGTCCCAACAGCATCTGCCATATATGCTTTATTTGATCTTGGGAAATCCGATCCATCCTTTATAAACCCTGCACTTTGTGCTAATCCTGTTAATGTACCAAGAGTATCAAAGAAATCAACAAAGAAAAATGTTAAAACAACTACCCAAAATGTTCCCGATAACAAATCTCCCCAGGATAATTGTAACTTCATAAATGTTGGAGCAATACTTGGAATTTTACCTATTATACCTTGATAATGCGTAACTCCAAAAACAGGAAATGCTCCAATAATTGTTGAAATTATAATCCCCAATAATATTGAGCCTGGTATCTTCAAAGCAAACAATACTGCTGTTATTATTAAACCAATAATGGCAACTACCGCACTTGAATTAGTTAAATCACCTAAACCTACAAAAGTTGCTGGATTTGAAACAATAATATTTGCACTTTTCAAACCAATAAAAGCAATAAATAACCCTATACCGGCACTTGTAGCAAATTTTATATTTTGTGGAATAGCTTTAACAACAAAACTTCTTGCGCCTGAAACCGTTAAAAGAATAAACACAATACCTTCAACGAAAATTGCTCCTAAAGCAACTTGCCAAGGAACTCCCATTTTTAAAACTACTGTATATGTAAAATATGCATTTAACCCCATACCTGGTGCCAGCGCAAATGGATAATTAGCATACAATCCCATTATTAATGTTGCTGTTGCTGCACCAAAAATCGTTGCAACCATTATAGCCCCAAAATACTGACTATAAATAGTTGATCCAACCTCTGCGCCTGGAGCCATTGCTGTTACTAAAATGTTCGGGTTAACAAAAAGAATATACGCCATACTCAAAAAAATAGTCAATCCAGCCAAAATCTCAGTAGTTACAGTTGTTCCGTTTTCTTTTAATTTAAAGAACTTTTCCACCCCTTGACACCTCCTGAGTTAATAAAATATAAAAAAACCTTAACATTATTGTATAGAAAATAGATTACTTTGTTTTTTCCGTTTGTTTAAAACGGTGTTAATTTTAATTTCAAAGTTACAAAAAACTTTTTCACATAATCTATCAAACATTTATAAAAATAAATCTAATATACGATTACTAAATTTTTATAATAATAAAATATAGATAAACACCTTTAAAAATAAAAAACCTCTCTGGAAGAGAGGTGTAATAAAAATCCTACAACTCCCTTCCTATAGTCAAACAGTTTACGGCTGTTTGGTAGAAACTCCCGAGCCATATTCTCAGGATTATATAGGAAGATAAATATTATCAACTTTTTCATACAAATATTACTAAAATTCCATTAATTTCATCTATTTAGAAAGAAAATATTTTCATCAATCAACTTTATCAAACTTTTCAATCTCAATTCTTTCTCTTTTCTTGTATTCTGTATATATTTTATCAAATTCCAAATGATATTTTTTAAATACTTCTAAAACTTCAGGATCAAAAATTGATGGTTTAGTTTTAAAATCACCTTTAACAATTATATTATATGCCTCTTCGTGAGTATATTCATCTTTATAAGGTCTTTCACTTCTTAAAGCATCATAAATATCTGCAAGTGCCACTATTCTTGCTTCAATCGGGATATCTTCTCCTTTTAATCTAA from Marinitoga hydrogenitolerans DSM 16785 encodes the following:
- a CDS encoding outer membrane lipoprotein-sorting protein, whose amino-acid sequence is MKKQVVILSVVLILLTSLGFAITGQEVLDKVKDAHDNFKTEKSVVIMQLKDGNGNIREREFNMYLMHYGDDSLALVRFNKPSEVKNITLLTLSDDEIYLYMPAYRKTKRISGGAKNGKFVGSDFKYNDISLIYNEQNGDYNSKLIEENNDKYVVEIIPHEKDNDYGKIVMTIKKEHMLFQKIEFYNHENKLIKTMSFRDEQNFDGHILATEIELNNLEENHSTILKIKEVEFDIPITKRFFDRRNISKPVLKYK
- a CDS encoding efflux RND transporter permease subunit, whose translation is MKLDKGKSIFIVVAITILTVFFMNYASKVSVKDNIASYVPKDDPDKVIYDEVADEFGLNGIILTGVKFDDAYKHFDEINKITEKLKKLDVVDNVISPVNAPRISTTEYGDISVGNLKSSFDFSTNSSYDAKRLKNELINDDMIKGKFISKDGKSVLFAIGLKKNVEEKSAGLMVENIFKDAGVNYYIFGTAIANREIENIVKENILKLIPIVLILVMLVLYFSYRNIAGVILPIISVLIADIWTVGIMYLLGINFNITTSAVPIAVVGIGTAYSIHIISKYYEELHKGVSAVEAVNNTLKHVGTAVVLSALTTIAGFLSLLTADLTPVWQLGIFTSLGIALALLMATVFVPAMLIIFKPKSKIQLSENGESRLLRNLSDKIVHHRVITMIIIFGLVLITTLFIPRIKSDMQIENFMSEKTQMVKGSKFLRNNFGGNDYIFVDFQAKGKNSFRDFYFNRSIRDVSMFAKNYTVVSQITNIGDVVAELTEGFTGYKYIPGSNDAMEQNYMLIEGSDGIDKILSPEKNESISQIMVNTKSFNEVKLLESALKKYINTYIMTKYHIENFDISNPEHIKAYEKEIKQFVISRNGEYKKEIVDMMIKAKSENVENLITSLNAKELFDMFNDYLEYNEENTIDYKTFESLINHMIDDEYLKEYYDYFLYDNEPNLKAQYVINKLSNLDIKLSKDALNELSQYVNDEQVPIENGENILQARVTGIPVLTNKVNDMVFDNQKESMLLAYILVFILFAIQMHSIILGLLSLVPITLTIVVNFGIMGLTGISLNAATVTIASITIGTGIDYTIHYISRFKKEYRESKDKFKAAIRTSATSGRAIVINSLAVILGFATFIFSEIGMLKQFGVLTATAMFVAPLLTLTIFPVLMTILSDKLLTKISKESILKRKLKKREEAA
- a CDS encoding transposase, with the protein product MTIEDLKDDKDAENFLIELEVLKIEKKCPYCGNTEVYTVRRNHLKCKNCRREWSKYNNTIFKDIRIKPLKFLKIVHAIAKGKILKKISLEIGVSYNTVLKIKNLILKRLLKRIFNIDEVKPLFSIGIKIKEENITLDYIEEINLKELSKLKNEKIGRLYLFKNIKDFDLLIVFSEKNIKEFEEKSDRLNIKSLKKDLRDIIKSFSQKVFQGKISNIDTLLYTLTHCHLNNENEEDELFYFFLEILKN
- a CDS encoding NCS2 family permease — translated: MEKFFKLKENGTTVTTEILAGLTIFLSMAYILFVNPNILVTAMAPGAEVGSTIYSQYFGAIMVATIFGAATATLIMGLYANYPFALAPGMGLNAYFTYTVVLKMGVPWQVALGAIFVEGIVFILLTVSGARSFVVKAIPQNIKFATSAGIGLFIAFIGLKSANIIVSNPATFVGLGDLTNSSAVVAIIGLIITAVLFALKIPGSILLGIIISTIIGAFPVFGVTHYQGIIGKIPSIAPTFMKLQLSWGDLLSGTFWVVVLTFFFVDFFDTLGTLTGLAQSAGFIKDGSDFPRSNKAYMADAVGTSVGALFGTSTVTTYIESETGIAQGGRTGLTAVTVAILMLLMLFFSPLGLTIPAAATAPALIFVGSLMLKNLTKIKWEDTTEAIPAFITIIMMPLTYSIANGIALGLILYPLVKIFSGKGKEIHWLNWILALAFVYYLIFLQH